The Desulfonatronovibrio magnus genome has a window encoding:
- a CDS encoding response regulator yields the protein MSTKTILIIDDESDFRFSMSLILKAQGFNIIEAGDGIEALEKLSTLQEQNKNVALIVTDLRMPGMGGIELLERLSRHNNEIKVLVITGYGDRETTNRIKKMGYSQILNKPFSAEVLINQVNYVLSENY from the coding sequence ATGAGTACCAAAACAATCCTCATAATAGACGATGAGTCTGATTTTCGTTTCTCCATGAGTCTGATTCTCAAGGCTCAGGGCTTCAATATCATTGAGGCAGGAGATGGCATTGAGGCGCTTGAAAAACTGTCAACTCTGCAAGAGCAGAACAAAAATGTCGCGCTTATTGTCACTGATCTGAGGATGCCGGGCATGGGCGGTATTGAACTTCTTGAAAGACTTTCCAGACATAATAATGAAATAAAGGTCCTGGTCATCACTGGATATGGTGACAGAGAAACTACTAACAGGATCAAGAAAATGGGATACAGCCAGATTCTAAACAAACCATTCAGTGCAGAGGTATTAATTAATCAAGTTAACTATGTACTTTCAGAAAATTACTGA
- a CDS encoding sigma-54-dependent transcriptional regulator has product MYINTNSNQTIYILDDEKSLLDSLFITLRSHGFEDIHVFNHGQDILNLLPGLQCRILLLDLFMPEVSGEEILEQISRQCPEVQVIVITGVNETDTAVRCMKKGAFDYLTKPVDSHRLTTTVRRALHHSVIVRQNLLLKNKLLTGDLENPDHFADIITSDSKMKSLFSYIEVIAPASDPVLITGETGTGKDLMARALHKASNRTGSFISLNAAGLDDNVFADTLFGHIRGAFTDAKESRKGLVEQAGGGTLFLDEIGDLPPPSQVKLLNLIQDKSYYPLGSDNPKKAMARIVAATNKELEDSVKKGDFRDDLFYRINTYHIHLPPLRNRKSDILFLAKFFHQAACQDLKISMDPLSPTLLELLKAYDYPGNIRELRSMIFGAMARGGLESLENSLSHLRKKNFKCSTPAQESSSNSDWDYPDPLPSIEQATIKLVKQAMIRSEGNQSQAARMLGISRQALNQRLKKYNDYK; this is encoded by the coding sequence ATGTACATAAACACTAACTCAAATCAGACGATATACATTTTAGACGATGAGAAAAGCCTCCTGGACAGCCTGTTTATCACTCTTCGTTCACATGGCTTTGAAGACATTCATGTGTTTAATCATGGTCAGGACATTCTTAACTTATTGCCTGGACTGCAGTGTAGAATTCTGCTTCTTGACCTTTTCATGCCGGAAGTTTCAGGTGAAGAAATCTTAGAGCAGATAAGCCGGCAATGCCCTGAAGTACAAGTAATAGTCATCACCGGGGTCAATGAAACAGATACTGCTGTCAGGTGTATGAAAAAAGGCGCTTTCGATTACCTGACCAAACCGGTTGATTCTCATAGGCTCACCACTACAGTTCGCAGAGCCCTGCATCACTCTGTAATTGTAAGGCAGAATCTGCTTCTTAAAAACAAATTATTGACCGGAGATCTGGAAAACCCTGATCATTTTGCCGATATCATTACGTCTGACTCAAAGATGAAATCTCTTTTCAGCTATATTGAAGTTATCGCGCCTGCTTCAGACCCGGTTCTCATCACCGGAGAAACCGGTACAGGCAAGGATCTTATGGCCAGGGCTCTGCACAAGGCCAGCAATAGAACAGGCTCTTTTATCAGCCTCAATGCAGCAGGATTGGATGACAATGTTTTTGCTGACACTCTTTTCGGACATATCAGGGGAGCATTTACAGACGCAAAGGAATCAAGAAAAGGTCTGGTTGAGCAGGCAGGAGGCGGTACGCTCTTTCTGGATGAAATTGGAGATCTGCCCCCCCCTTCCCAGGTGAAGCTTCTAAACCTTATACAGGACAAATCTTACTACCCTCTTGGATCTGACAATCCCAAAAAAGCAATGGCCAGGATTGTTGCCGCAACCAACAAGGAACTGGAGGATAGTGTAAAAAAAGGCGATTTTCGGGATGATCTCTTTTACAGAATCAATACCTACCATATCCATCTGCCACCACTAAGGAATCGTAAAAGCGACATTCTATTTCTCGCAAAATTTTTCCATCAAGCCGCTTGCCAGGATCTAAAGATCAGCATGGATCCCTTGAGTCCTACTTTGCTTGAGCTTTTGAAAGCATATGATTATCCTGGAAACATACGTGAGCTGCGCTCCATGATTTTCGGTGCCATGGCCAGAGGAGGCCTTGAATCTCTTGAAAACAGCCTGAGTCATTTGCGTAAAAAAAATTTTAAATGCTCAACTCCTGCCCAAGAGTCAAGCAGCAACTCGGACTGGGACTATCCAGACCCATTGCCCTCCATAGAACAGGCAACAATCAAACTCGTGAAACAGGCCATGATCAGATCAGAGGGCAATCAATCTCAAGCAGCCAGAATGCTGGGTATTTCAAGGCAGGCCCTGAATCAGCGCCTTAAAAAATACAACGATTACAAGTAA
- a CDS encoding response regulator yields MQKASTNNHTPLIHVVNDDPVQVVHLAWLLESSGFKTRKFPGAEEALDALSSQEFPDLIVTDLNMPGIDGWRFCRLLRSPMYKSCNHIPIMVVSATFAGTKALRTVTDLGANAFMSAPVDPEIFIERSKSLLRGDYNQNVANIMFVEPDSTVACQLKEVFEESGYNTLHVQTGTMARKEFASKHFDVLILNHHLPDTSGQELLKEFYALNPSAVYIMSTSDSHPGFAVDWLNLGASGYLRKPYDPEYALKICTSSRRARALINIEDLLHERTMALKESEQRYRSLFQDSHSAMLIIDPSTGQIVEANQAASRYYGWSVDKLTSMKMSDMSMSSEEDSLGKIEKPDIESRSQFYFKHCLADGSVRDVEIFSGPILIEGKTMLYSIIHDITRRKRMEHELVQSNMDLKMAEEVAGMGSWKYDPVQDFFTGSEGFFRIMRIQPDLKLSFSGLLNKVHFEDRMEFSKVWEKVLHSFESFDFEFRIVSGQNFKCIRFIGAAQTRIHERSVAVMGMAMDISEKKALELKKKQHQEQLAQASKITALGTLVAGVAHEINNPNNLIMLNTPILENAWKDSLPVLEAYHNKNPDFQIAELPFSVMKDYMFRLFSGVNEGSKRISTIVSELKDFARQSPLDTSKYVDINEVAESALTLVEKTMSKFTSNFTFHPQPDLPLILGDFQKLEQVVVNLLINAGQALDSKSQSVSFETFHNLEKKSVGFKITDQGAGISQDIIKRIFDPFFSTKRQPEGTGLGLSISSSIIQDHQGQLLIKSAPGQGTEATVLLKLPHTST; encoded by the coding sequence ATGCAAAAAGCTTCCACAAACAACCACACTCCTTTGATTCATGTTGTCAATGATGATCCAGTGCAGGTGGTCCACCTGGCATGGCTGCTGGAAAGCAGTGGCTTTAAAACCAGAAAATTTCCAGGAGCTGAAGAAGCGCTGGATGCTCTTTCCAGCCAAGAATTCCCGGACCTTATCGTCACCGACCTGAACATGCCCGGTATAGACGGATGGCGTTTCTGCAGACTTTTGCGTTCACCCATGTACAAGTCCTGCAACCATATCCCCATAATGGTTGTCTCAGCCACCTTTGCCGGCACTAAAGCATTGCGGACAGTAACTGACCTTGGAGCCAACGCCTTTATGTCAGCACCTGTAGATCCGGAAATCTTTATTGAACGATCCAAATCACTTCTTCGCGGAGATTACAACCAGAATGTTGCCAACATCATGTTTGTTGAACCGGATTCTACAGTGGCCTGTCAACTGAAGGAAGTTTTTGAAGAAAGCGGTTATAATACTCTGCATGTCCAAACTGGCACAATGGCCAGAAAGGAATTCGCTTCAAAGCACTTTGATGTTCTTATTCTAAACCATCACCTGCCTGATACTTCAGGGCAGGAATTGCTCAAAGAATTTTATGCCTTGAACCCCAGTGCAGTCTATATCATGTCCACTTCTGACAGTCACCCTGGTTTTGCCGTTGACTGGCTGAACCTTGGTGCTTCAGGTTACCTGCGTAAGCCCTATGATCCTGAATATGCTCTGAAAATATGTACCAGCTCCAGAAGGGCAAGAGCGCTGATAAATATCGAAGACCTTTTGCACGAACGTACCATGGCCCTCAAGGAAAGTGAACAAAGGTACCGGTCCCTGTTTCAGGACAGCCATTCAGCCATGTTGATTATCGATCCATCCACCGGCCAGATAGTTGAAGCAAACCAGGCAGCATCCAGATATTATGGATGGAGTGTTGATAAGCTTACTTCCATGAAAATGTCAGACATGAGCATGTCTTCAGAGGAAGATTCTCTTGGAAAAATTGAAAAGCCCGATATTGAGAGCAGGAGCCAGTTTTATTTCAAGCACTGCCTGGCTGATGGCAGTGTCAGAGATGTAGAGATTTTCAGCGGTCCCATTTTAATTGAAGGAAAGACCATGCTCTATTCCATCATTCATGACATCACCAGAAGAAAAAGAATGGAACATGAACTGGTCCAGAGCAACATGGATCTTAAAATGGCTGAAGAAGTTGCTGGCATGGGCAGCTGGAAATATGATCCGGTTCAAGACTTTTTTACCGGATCTGAAGGTTTTTTCAGAATAATGAGAATTCAACCGGATCTTAAGTTGAGCTTTTCGGGTTTACTCAATAAAGTACACTTTGAAGACCGGATGGAATTTTCTAAAGTATGGGAAAAAGTTTTACATTCATTTGAGTCATTTGACTTTGAATTTCGTATAGTCAGTGGGCAAAATTTTAAATGTATCAGGTTTATTGGTGCAGCTCAGACCCGCATTCATGAACGTAGCGTTGCTGTCATGGGCATGGCTATGGATATCAGTGAAAAGAAAGCGCTGGAATTAAAGAAAAAACAGCACCAGGAGCAGCTTGCTCAGGCTTCCAAGATAACTGCATTGGGCACCTTAGTGGCAGGTGTTGCACACGAAATCAATAACCCCAACAACCTGATCATGCTCAACACTCCCATACTTGAAAACGCATGGAAAGACTCCCTGCCCGTTCTTGAAGCCTATCACAACAAGAACCCCGACTTTCAAATAGCCGAACTACCTTTCAGTGTCATGAAGGACTATATGTTCAGATTGTTTTCAGGAGTAAATGAAGGCAGTAAAAGGATCAGTACTATAGTGTCGGAACTTAAAGACTTCGCCCGTCAATCGCCTCTTGATACAAGCAAATACGTAGACATAAATGAAGTGGCCGAGTCCGCTCTTACCCTGGTGGAAAAAACCATGTCCAAATTTACAAGCAACTTTACATTTCACCCCCAACCTGATCTTCCTTTAATTTTGGGGGATTTTCAAAAATTAGAACAGGTTGTTGTCAATCTGCTTATAAATGCCGGACAGGCACTTGACAGCAAGTCCCAGTCAGTATCTTTTGAAACTTTTCACAATCTGGAAAAGAAATCCGTTGGTTTCAAGATCACTGACCAGGGCGCAGGTATATCTCAGGATATCATTAAACGCATTTTTGATCCTTTTTTCAGCACTAAGCGTCAACCCGAAGGCACAGGGCTTGGTTTGTCCATTTCTTCCTCCATCATTCAGGACCATCAGGGACAACTTCTCATAAAATCAGCTCCGGGACAGGGAACTGAAGCCACCGTTCTGCTGAAACTTCCTCATACTTCAACATGA
- the cobJ gene encoding precorrin-3B C(17)-methyltransferase, whose protein sequence is MQTGSNSPCQGKLFAVGIGPGNALDRTVRAEKVIRSSDVVVGYHRYIEHINDLITHQEIIASGMARERHRCASAIDAALAGRTVSLVSSGDAGIYGMAGLALEMIRENDLHLDIEIVPGVSAAQAGAAALGAPLMLDYACVSLSDLLISWDEIDNRLKALAMADMVTVLYNPRSKKRTRQLQRAREIFLEFRPAQTLVGIVRNASLNNQNIIATSLTHMPLDKIDMRSLVIIGNSRTINIGQWMVTTRGYFDAII, encoded by the coding sequence ATGCAGACAGGTAGCAATAGCCCTTGCCAGGGAAAACTTTTTGCCGTGGGAATAGGACCGGGTAATGCCTTAGACAGGACTGTCCGGGCTGAAAAAGTCATCAGAAGCTCTGATGTTGTGGTGGGTTATCACAGGTACATAGAACATATTAATGATCTCATCACCCATCAGGAAATAATTGCTTCCGGCATGGCCCGGGAGCGTCACAGGTGTGCCAGTGCAATTGATGCAGCCCTGGCAGGCAGGACAGTCAGCCTCGTATCGTCAGGAGATGCCGGGATATATGGCATGGCCGGGCTGGCCTTAGAAATGATCAGGGAAAACGATTTGCACTTAGATATAGAAATTGTTCCAGGTGTTAGTGCTGCCCAGGCTGGAGCCGCAGCCCTTGGCGCCCCCCTGATGCTTGATTATGCCTGCGTCAGTCTTTCAGACCTTCTCATCAGCTGGGATGAAATTGATAACAGGCTCAAAGCCCTGGCCATGGCAGATATGGTCACAGTCCTTTACAATCCCAGAAGCAAAAAAAGAACCAGACAGCTGCAAAGGGCCAGGGAAATTTTTCTGGAGTTTCGCCCGGCGCAAACCCTGGTTGGCATAGTCAGAAACGCATCACTAAATAACCAGAATATCATTGCCACCAGCCTTACCCACATGCCCTTGGATAAAATTGACATGCGCAGCCTGGTCATAATCGGCAATTCCAGAACAATAAACATCGGCCAGTGGATGGTCACCACCCGGGGATATTTTGATGCCATCATTTAA
- a CDS encoding cobalt-precorrin 5A hydrolase gives MVSPDSFSTTAILTLSSRGLIIARKLAAELEASVFVHQDVESSVNEKKFERIAELTSQIFSAYKSLIFIAPTGVALRAVAPCIRHKLTDPAVVVVDAGARWAISLLSGHEGGANDLSVRVCNILGCLPVITTATQAARNIIAGVGCRKAVTAENIIRALHSALDKAGVSISQVRLLTSVDIKKKEAGLIEAAGKLGLPLLFIPSSRIRNMPLNISRSQLVQEKIGLPGVAEPCALLGGHNTKLILEKTICRQVAIALARENFLPWE, from the coding sequence TTGGTCAGTCCTGATTCATTCTCCACCACAGCCATCCTGACCTTGTCTTCCAGGGGGCTGATTATCGCCCGCAAACTCGCAGCAGAGCTTGAGGCCAGTGTGTTTGTGCACCAGGATGTTGAAAGCTCTGTTAATGAAAAAAAATTTGAGCGTATTGCTGAACTGACCAGTCAAATTTTTTCTGCTTATAAGTCTCTGATTTTTATTGCCCCCACAGGTGTGGCCCTCAGGGCTGTGGCCCCCTGTATCAGGCATAAACTGACAGATCCTGCTGTAGTTGTGGTGGATGCCGGGGCAAGATGGGCCATCAGCCTTTTGTCCGGACATGAAGGCGGTGCTAATGACTTGTCTGTCCGGGTCTGCAATATTCTGGGCTGCTTACCTGTTATTACCACAGCCACACAAGCTGCCCGGAACATCATCGCAGGAGTGGGCTGCCGCAAGGCAGTAACAGCTGAAAATATCATCAGAGCCCTGCACAGCGCCTTAGACAAGGCCGGGGTGAGCATATCGCAAGTAAGGCTCCTAACCAGCGTAGACATCAAAAAAAAGGAAGCCGGTTTGATTGAGGCAGCTGGCAAGCTCGGGCTGCCGCTACTATTTATTCCTTCCAGCAGAATCCGCAATATGCCCCTGAACATTTCCAGATCACAGCTGGTTCAGGAAAAGATCGGCCTGCCGGGTGTTGCTGAGCCATGTGCCCTGCTGGGTGGACATAACACCAAACTTATACTGGAAAAAACAATATGCAGACAGGTAGCAATAGCCCTTGCCAGGGAAAACTTTTTGCCGTGGGAATAG
- the cbiD gene encoding cobalt-precorrin-5B (C(1))-methyltransferase CbiD translates to MSDGRGLRSGLSTGTCAAAAARAAALLTLGQDPGREVQVTLPCREKIIMPIARALTRRGLSTALIRKDAGDDPDVTHGLLIGARVRFSANGLMVTGGKGVGRVTRPGLAVKPGNPAINPVPMGMIISNVQEVTKQPLHIEIFVPRGEKIAAATFNERLGIVGGISILGTSGRVRPFSVDALKETISLNIKSVAESGRQKMVLVPGGIGFRAAVSLGYEEHDIVEVANEWGFALGACTRKKTLKISVLGHPGKLLKFLQGDFQTHSSKSGSAAPILSSAAKNYLNIDMGRINTVEDGLARLEANERSKLGNFLASEIKKAIQEKAGFMPDSIMLINLKGDVFGQS, encoded by the coding sequence TTGAGTGATGGAAGAGGGTTGAGATCAGGCCTGAGTACCGGGACTTGTGCTGCTGCTGCTGCCAGGGCTGCTGCTCTGTTAACCCTGGGCCAGGATCCAGGTCGTGAAGTTCAGGTTACTTTGCCCTGCAGGGAAAAGATAATAATGCCCATTGCCAGAGCCTTAACCAGGCGTGGTTTAAGCACTGCACTGATCCGCAAGGATGCTGGAGATGACCCGGATGTGACCCATGGCCTGCTTATTGGAGCCAGAGTAAGGTTTTCTGCAAATGGCCTTATGGTTACAGGGGGAAAGGGTGTTGGCCGGGTAACCAGGCCAGGACTTGCAGTAAAGCCAGGAAACCCGGCCATCAATCCAGTACCCATGGGCATGATAATTTCCAATGTTCAGGAAGTTACAAAACAGCCCCTGCACATTGAAATTTTTGTGCCCAGAGGTGAAAAAATCGCTGCAGCTACTTTTAATGAACGTCTGGGAATTGTTGGCGGTATATCCATCCTGGGTACATCAGGCAGAGTCCGCCCTTTTTCAGTGGATGCCCTCAAGGAAACCATCTCTTTGAATATCAAATCAGTAGCTGAATCCGGACGGCAAAAAATGGTCCTTGTTCCCGGAGGCATTGGTTTCAGAGCTGCTGTTTCTCTTGGCTATGAAGAGCATGACATTGTTGAGGTGGCCAATGAATGGGGATTTGCCCTTGGTGCGTGCACCCGGAAAAAAACGCTCAAGATTTCTGTGCTGGGCCATCCAGGCAAGCTGCTTAAATTTTTGCAAGGTGATTTTCAGACCCACAGCAGCAAGTCCGGTTCTGCCGCTCCAATACTGTCAAGTGCTGCAAAAAATTATTTAAATATAGACATGGGCCGGATAAACACTGTTGAGGATGGCCTTGCCAGACTTGAAGCTAATGAAAGATCAAAGCTTGGAAACTTCCTGGCATCTGAGATAAAAAAGGCGATCCAGGAAAAGGCAGGATTTATGCCTGATAGTATTATGCTCATTAACCTCAAGGGAGATGTTTTTGGTCAGTCCTGA
- the cobI gene encoding precorrin-2 C(20)-methyltransferase, translating into MTFEINKGHFYAVGVGPGGEDLLTLRAVRVIENSQVIICPRSDSSQTSLAYDIIRGFVTHQKIIEHNYPMKRSQEQVRESWIKAAEIITEHCLSGKTVCQVTLGDPNIYSTCAYVMPLLEKTIGLDRIHIVPGIAAFQSSAARFPFPLTTQEDRLLLMPATDLSAVENAMNHCETLVLYKVGKNIAAIYELLAKKGIAANARAVFNSEIPGREIIFADLKNALQSTPGYLACVIVYIGRKGWDAV; encoded by the coding sequence ATGACATTTGAAATTAATAAAGGACATTTTTATGCAGTTGGCGTCGGGCCGGGTGGGGAGGATCTGCTCACCCTGCGTGCAGTCCGGGTCATTGAAAATTCTCAAGTGATAATCTGTCCCAGATCAGATTCATCCCAAACCAGCCTTGCGTATGACATCATCCGCGGTTTTGTCACACATCAAAAAATAATTGAACATAACTACCCCATGAAGCGCAGCCAGGAACAGGTGCGTGAATCCTGGATCAAAGCAGCTGAAATTATTACTGAGCACTGCTTAAGTGGCAAAACAGTGTGCCAGGTTACCCTTGGGGACCCAAACATTTACAGCACCTGTGCATATGTAATGCCTTTGCTGGAAAAGACTATTGGCTTAGACAGGATTCATATTGTTCCGGGCATTGCTGCTTTTCAGTCCAGTGCTGCCAGGTTTCCATTCCCCTTGACCACCCAGGAGGACAGGCTGCTTCTTATGCCTGCTACTGACCTTAGCGCTGTGGAAAATGCTATGAACCACTGCGAGACTCTTGTGCTCTACAAGGTAGGGAAAAATATTGCCGCCATTTATGAGCTTTTAGCTAAAAAAGGTATTGCAGCAAATGCCAGAGCAGTTTTTAATTCAGAGATTCCTGGCAGGGAAATAATCTTTGCTGATCTGAAAAATGCCCTGCAGTCAACTCCCGGCTATCTGGCCTGCGTTATTGTTTATATCGGGCGAAAAGGATGGGATGCTGTTTGA
- a CDS encoding ATP-binding protein produces MKKLPIGIQTFEKIIKGNYYYVDKTMFVHKLAQTGDYHFLSRPRRFGKSLFLSTIKSAYQGRKDLFQGLYLENNWDWSRTCPVVHISFGSGMCRSIEELQSTFSYCLDNESNDYQISYAYEDLKNRFSELIKTLHDKYEQKVVVLIDEYDKPILDNIEHPERAAAIRDELKNYYSVIKDADPYIEFVFITGVSKFSKVSLFSGLNNLEDITINADYSAICGYTQKDLETVFKSLLKEVNLEQVKLWYNGYNWLGQEVYNPFDILLYLKTNDLRPYWFETGTPSFLVKLLQGQNYFIPDLENIQTSEKMLGSFDVDHLEVETLLFQTGYLTIYNVRQTAGTRRFQLHYPNLEVKQSLTDALLPYLTNNLTGSEKAKFAAYDALEASDLDGLKDIFHSFFASIPHDWYRKNQLSGYEGYYASIFYCYFAALGLEVIPEDVTSTGRIDLTVKLEDKVFIFEFKVEGLDNTPGKALDQIKKKGYADKYRKPGKIIYLIGVEFAPETRNIVGFEWDRDDNNGY; encoded by the coding sequence ATGAAAAAACTACCCATTGGCATTCAGACATTTGAAAAGATAATTAAAGGCAATTATTATTACGTGGATAAGACCATGTTTGTCCATAAGCTTGCCCAAACTGGAGACTATCATTTTCTGTCCCGGCCGAGGCGTTTTGGCAAAAGCCTTTTTCTGAGCACCATCAAGTCTGCCTATCAGGGCAGAAAGGACCTTTTCCAGGGACTCTATCTCGAAAATAACTGGGACTGGTCCAGGACCTGTCCTGTCGTACATATAAGTTTTGGCTCTGGAATGTGCCGCAGCATTGAAGAGTTGCAGTCAACATTTTCATACTGTTTAGACAATGAGTCCAACGATTACCAGATTAGCTATGCATATGAGGATCTTAAAAACAGATTTTCCGAGCTGATAAAAACTCTGCATGACAAGTATGAACAGAAAGTGGTGGTGCTGATAGATGAATATGATAAACCCATTCTGGACAATATTGAGCACCCTGAAAGGGCTGCGGCAATCCGCGATGAGCTTAAGAATTATTACTCCGTTATCAAGGATGCTGACCCTTATATTGAATTTGTCTTCATCACTGGAGTATCCAAGTTCAGCAAGGTCTCATTGTTCAGTGGGCTGAACAATCTTGAGGATATCACTATAAACGCTGACTACTCTGCAATCTGCGGATATACCCAAAAGGACCTTGAAACAGTATTCAAGTCACTACTCAAGGAGGTTAATCTGGAGCAGGTCAAGCTCTGGTACAATGGATACAACTGGCTGGGTCAAGAAGTTTACAATCCCTTTGACATCCTGCTGTACCTTAAGACAAATGATTTGCGTCCCTACTGGTTTGAGACCGGCACTCCAAGCTTTCTCGTCAAGCTTTTACAGGGCCAGAACTATTTTATTCCAGACCTGGAAAACATCCAGACCAGCGAAAAAATGCTGGGCAGCTTTGATGTTGATCATTTAGAAGTTGAGACATTGTTGTTTCAAACAGGATACTTGACAATTTACAATGTGCGGCAGACTGCCGGAACAAGACGTTTTCAACTGCATTATCCTAATCTGGAAGTGAAGCAGAGCCTGACCGATGCTTTGTTGCCATATCTGACCAACAATCTTACAGGATCGGAAAAAGCCAAGTTTGCAGCTTATGATGCACTGGAAGCCAGTGATCTGGACGGCCTCAAGGACATTTTCCACTCCTTTTTCGCATCCATTCCTCATGACTGGTACCGCAAAAACCAACTTTCCGGGTATGAAGGCTATTATGCTTCCATCTTTTACTGTTATTTTGCGGCCTTGGGGCTTGAGGTGATCCCGGAAGATGTGACCAGCACCGGCAGAATTGATCTGACAGTAAAGCTTGAAGACAAAGTTTTTATTTTTGAATTCAAGGTGGAAGGCCTGGACAATACTCCGGGCAAAGCTCTGGATCAGATTAAAAAGAAAGGCTATGCCGATAAATACAGGAAACCCGGCAAGATAATCTATCTCATTGGAGTTGAGTTTGCCCCTGAAACCCGCAATATTGTGGGGTTTGAGTGGGACAGGGACGATAATAATGGGTATTGA
- a CDS encoding precorrin-8X methylmutase, translating to MQIKQSIIILAHGSRNTQAINSFLHMVEVVKARLRDHVVPAFFSLGKPDLPSVVSELVNAGFSEITIFPYFLFDGNHIRKDIPAIISELEKKYPHVKFSVLKSLEHEPLMPEIIVENIWQHAAAQKYVPGPDIEISSLDFIRNMLGKKFSSDQKEIAARVVHSTADFSLGHSLRFHEHAIEAGLAGLHSGKQVICDVTMVKNALTGCTNVFCAIEQPGAGQKAVDEKTTRSAAGMELMAERIEDSIVVVGNAPTGLWKVLDLAEEQGIAPALIVGVPVGFVGAAQSKQALMSSGLVYISNHGPKGGSPAAGAIINALLRISDTKHQQSPGKAS from the coding sequence ATGCAAATAAAACAATCAATAATCATCCTGGCCCATGGCAGCAGAAATACCCAGGCAATAAACAGTTTTCTGCACATGGTAGAAGTGGTCAAGGCAAGACTGAGAGACCATGTTGTTCCAGCTTTTTTTTCTCTTGGGAAGCCGGACCTTCCCAGTGTAGTGTCGGAACTGGTCAACGCCGGGTTTTCTGAAATTACCATTTTTCCCTATTTTTTATTTGATGGCAACCATATACGCAAAGATATACCAGCCATTATAAGTGAGCTTGAGAAAAAGTATCCGCATGTAAAATTCAGCGTATTGAAATCTTTAGAACACGAGCCCTTGATGCCTGAAATCATTGTGGAAAACATCTGGCAACACGCGGCTGCCCAAAAGTATGTGCCTGGACCGGATATAGAGATCTCCAGCCTTGACTTTATCCGGAATATGCTGGGAAAAAAGTTCAGTAGCGATCAAAAAGAAATCGCTGCCAGGGTTGTCCACTCCACTGCTGATTTTTCCCTCGGACACAGTCTCAGGTTTCATGAACATGCCATTGAAGCAGGACTTGCCGGGCTGCACTCCGGCAAACAAGTTATCTGTGATGTGACCATGGTAAAAAACGCATTAACAGGCTGCACAAATGTATTTTGCGCCATTGAACAGCCCGGGGCCGGACAAAAAGCTGTTGATGAAAAGACAACCAGATCAGCCGCAGGCATGGAACTTATGGCCGAACGTATTGAGGACTCCATTGTTGTTGTGGGCAACGCCCCTACAGGTTTGTGGAAAGTACTTGATCTGGCAGAGGAGCAGGGAATTGCTCCTGCCCTGATTGTGGGAGTACCTGTGGGATTTGTGGGAGCGGCCCAGTCTAAACAGGCCCTGATGAGCAGCGGGCTGGTTTATATTTCCAACCACGGCCCCAAAGGGGGAAGCCCGGCAGCAGGGGCAATCATTAATGCTTTGTTAAGAATTTCTGACACAAAACATCAGCAGTCTCCAGGGAAAGCGTCATGA
- a CDS encoding nucleoside deaminase yields MSIREQKFMLEAIALSRKNIEKGHGGPFGAVVVQGETIVGRGYNQVILTNDPTAHAEIMAIRQACLTLGTYELAGCEIYSSCEPCPMCLGAIYWSRLEKLYFGCNRYDARDIGFDDNVFYHEVMLPLNKRSMPSIQIMSAESREVFELWQKLAQKPQY; encoded by the coding sequence GTGTCAATCAGAGAACAGAAATTCATGCTTGAGGCCATTGCCCTTTCCAGAAAAAACATTGAAAAAGGACATGGAGGGCCTTTTGGTGCAGTTGTTGTCCAGGGCGAAACCATTGTAGGCAGGGGCTATAACCAGGTAATCCTCACCAATGATCCAACAGCCCATGCTGAAATCATGGCCATCAGGCAAGCTTGTCTGACACTTGGCACCTATGAACTGGCAGGCTGCGAAATATATTCCAGCTGCGAGCCTTGTCCCATGTGCCTGGGTGCCATTTACTGGTCAAGACTGGAAAAGCTTTACTTTGGATGCAACCGGTATGACGCCCGGGATATTGGTTTTGATGACAATGTATTTTACCATGAAGTAATGCTGCCACTTAATAAAAGGTCCATGCCCAGCATCCAGATTATGAGCGCTGAATCAAGAGAGGTTTTTGAACTTTGGCAAAAGCTTGCTCAAAAACCGCAATACTGA